In Scyliorhinus canicula unplaced genomic scaffold, sScyCan1.1, whole genome shotgun sequence, the following are encoded in one genomic region:
- the LOC119960754 gene encoding G-protein coupled receptor 84-like: protein MDTNFSFSNLTCHRGVLNYRYFGALLGILVTAVGTVGNVMTVLAFATDKGIRTRLNVLILNLTVADLIYCAFLQPVTTDTYVHFAWRQGATMCRVFGLVLFLANSVSIFSLILIAMSRFVLISDARSFDRVFSRRTMPFFVALPWLLGLSLFGPLWNIYVFVPSVCTCSFHRERGRPYTTILTICMFGLGLGCIGIFYFLIHRKVKAVEQALNVHRSETAEGRRMPRVAHACAADSGIADGHSINSLSAEAPTQSTDATSVDIEVPSGEVAPQRGGGGTSSYQGKRNSSGEFQKVTRMCFAMFLVYVTCYFPFCILHVVDGKKRAPVLVHMVAANFTWLNSCINPILYAIMNRQFKDAYWGVFRKGAKLFTCPGRQ, encoded by the coding sequence ATGGATACCAACTTCTCCTTCAGCAACCTGACCTGCCACCGGGGTGTTCTCAACTACCGCTACTTTGGCGCCCTGTTGGGGATCCTGGTGACTGCCGTGGGGACCGTGGGAAACGTCATGACCGTGCTGGCCTTCGCCACGGACAAGGGGATTCGCACCCGCCTCAACGTGCTCATCCTCAACCTGACGGTTGCCGACCTCATCTACTGCGCCTTCCTCCAGCCGGTCACGACCGACACCTACGTCCACTTCGCCTGGCGGCAGGGCGCGACCATGTGCCGGGTCTTCGGCCTGGTCCTTTTCCTGGCCAACTCCGTCTCCATATTTAGCCTGATCCTTATCGCCATGAGCCGTTTCGTCCTCATCTCGGACGCCCGGAGTTTCGACCGGGTCTTCTCCCGCCGCACGATGCCCTTCTTCGTGGCCCTGCCGTGGCTGTTGGGCCTGTCTCTCTTCGGGCCCCTCTGGAATATTTATGTCTTCGTTCCGTCGGTCTGCACGTGTAGCTTCCACAGAGAGCGGGGAAGGCCATACACCACCATCCTCACCATTTGTATGTTTGGCTTGGGCCTGGGCTGCATCGGGATCTTCTATTTTCTAATCCATCGCAAGGTGAAGGCGGTGGAGCAGGCTCTCAATGTTCATCGATCAGAGACAGCAGAGGGTAGAAGGATGCCCCGGGTGGCACATGCCTGCGCCGCCGACAGCGGGATCGCCGACGGACACAGCATCAATTCCTTGTCCGCGGAGGCACCCACGCAGTCGACCGATGCCACCAGCGTCGATATAGAGGTCCCCAGCGGCGAAGTGGCTCCCCAGCGCGGGGGAGGCGGGACCTCTAGCTACCAGGGCAAGAGGAACAGCAGTGGCGAATTCCAGAAGGTGACCCGCATGTGTTTCGCAATGTTCCTCGTCTACGTGACCTGCTACTTCCCCTTCTGCATCCTGCATGTGGTGGACGGGAAGAAGCGGGCCCCCGTTCTCGTGCACATGGTGGCTGCCAACTTCACCTGGTTGAATAGCTGCATAAACCCCATACTCTATGCCATAATGAACCGGCAGTTCAAGGACGCCTACTGGGGTGTCTTCCGCAAAGGTGCCAAACTATTCACCTGCCCGGGGAGGCAGTAA